In the genome of Populus alba chromosome 11, ASM523922v2, whole genome shotgun sequence, one region contains:
- the LOC118045359 gene encoding heat stress transcription factor A-4c, which yields MDESQGTSNSLPPFLAKAYEMVDDPSSDSIVSWSQNNQSFVVWNPPEFARDLLPRFFKHNNFSSFIRQLNTYGFRKIDPEQWEFANEDFIRGQPHLMKNIHRRKPVHSHSMQNLQGQGSNLLTDSERQSMKDDIEKLKRDKQALILELQKQEQERKGFEMQIEGLKEKLQQTECIQQTIVSFVARVLPKPGLALNIMPQLEGHDRKRRLPRIGYLYSEASNEDNQMVTSPALSRENADSNSVALLNMEQFEQLESSLTFWENMVHDIGQTYNYTNSTIEMDDSTSGAQSPAISCVHLNVDFRPKSPGIDMNSEPSAAVAPEPVSPKEQLAGTAPTVATGVNDVFWEQFLTENPGSTNAQEVQSERKDSDDRKGEIKPVDPGKFWWNMRNVNNLTEQMGHLTPAERT from the exons ATGGATGAATCACAGGGCACTTCGAATTCGCTACCGCCTTTTCTTGCAAAGGCATATGAGATGGTGGATGATCCTTCCTCCGATTCAATTGTTTCATGGAGTCAGAACAATCAGAGTTTTGTTGTATGGAATCCACCGGAGTTTGCCAGGGACTTGCTGCCCAGATTTTTTAAGCATAATAACTTCTCTAGCTTCATCAGACAGCTCAATACTTAT GGCTTTAGGAAAATTGATCCCGAGCAATGGGAATTCGCCAATGAGGATTTTATTAGAGGTCAACCACATCTAATGAAGAACATCCATAGACGGAAGCCAGTTCATAGCCATTCGATGCAGAATCTTCAAGGACAAGGGTCGAATCTGCTAACTGATTCTGAAAGACAGAGTATGAAGGATGATATAGAGAAGCTTAAACGTGATAAACAAGCACTTATTTTGGAGTTACAAAAGCAGGAACAAGAGCGGAAAGGATTTGAGATGCAAATCGAGGGTTTGAAGGAGAAGTTACAACAAACGGAATGCATACAGCAAACTATAGTGTCTTTTGTGGCTCGAGTGTTGCCGAAACCAGGTCTTGCATTAAATATAATGCCACAATTGGAAGGTCACGATAGAAAACGGAGGCTGCCTAGAATTGGTTATCTATACAGTGAAGCCTCTAATGAGGATAACCAAATGGTGACTTCCCCTGCTCTGTCTCGAGAAAATGCAGACAGTAATTCTGTTGCCCTGTTAAACATGGAGCAGTTTGAGCAATTGGAATCATCCCTTACATTTTGGGAGAATATGGTACATGATATTGGTCAAACCTACAACTATACCAATTCAACGATAGAGATGGATGACTCTACAAGTGGTGCACAAAGTCCAGCTATATCTTGTGTGCATCTGAATGTTGATTTTCGTCCCAAATCACCTGGTATTGACATGAATTCTGAGCCCTCTGCAGCTGTTGCACCAGAGCCTGTTTCACCAAAGGAACAACTAGCCGGGACTGCTCCCACTGTGGCCACTGGAGTCAATGATGTATTCTGGGAGCAGTTTTTAACTGAGAATCCTGGTTCAACCAACGCACAGGAAGTTCAATCCGAAAGAAAGGATTCTGATGATAGAAAAGGTGAAATAAAGCCTGTTGATCCCGGAAAATTTTGGTGGAATATGAGGAATGTAAATAATCTTACAGAGCAGATGGGCCATCTTACTCCTGCTGAAAGAACTTGA